The following DNA comes from Erythrolamprus reginae isolate rEryReg1 chromosome 8, rEryReg1.hap1, whole genome shotgun sequence.
gcggggagaagcctctgtggggcccctctaggaatctcctgtgaggaaacagggctggaaaaggcggggagaagcctctgtggggcccctctaggaatctcctgtgaggaaacagggctggaaaaggcagggagaagcctctgtggggtctctctaggaatcccctgaaaggaaacaggactggaaaaggcggggagaagcctccttggggcctctctaggaatcccctgagaggaaacatggccggaaaaggcagggagaagcctccgtggggtctctctaggaatctcctgggaggaaacaggaccggaaaaggcagggagaagcctctgtggggcctctctaggaatctcctgggaggaaacaggaccggaaaaggcagggagaagcctctgtggggcctctctaggaatctcctgcgaggaaacagggctggaaaaggcagggagaagcctctgtggggtctctctaggaatcccctgaaaggaaacaggactggaaaaggcggggagaagcctccgtggggcctctctaggaatctcctgggaggaaacagggcctgaaccctccctgtggtttccccaatcgcacgcattatttgcttctacattgattcctatgggaaaaattgcttcttctcacaaacttttctacttaagaacctggtcacggaatgaattaagttcgtaagtagaggaccACTGAATACGCAACCAGGGAGAGCAAACAGGATTGACAACCGATCAGCAACGGATCTGCAAGTAGTCCCCAACTTTAGCAAGTTACGACGGTGCCAAAAGATGTGACTGACAGTCAGTCTTCACCTTGACAGCTGTAAATGCAACATTCCCCACCCTCATGGGATCGAAATTCTTCCTCTGAGACTCAGAAGTTGTGAAATGAAATCCGTGCTTGCTTCGAAGATCATGAAAATTCAACCTTGCAGAAAAAGGCTTTGACGTGCCAAGTGTCTTTATACACTGCTTGGAGAGGTTGTGTTGATTGTAAGCAATGCACACAAACTTTCCTCTTTCCAGGTCTCTGCTCGTGTGTGCTTCTAGCTGGCAAATCCAGCATTTTTCTGACCgaaacttttctctctctctctctctctcttggaacTGAGCAACAATCAAGCTTTTGTTCCTACATCTTTTCTCCCACCGGATACAAAgtgcacagacacacagacacacaaaatacCCTGCAAACTCAGGGTTTGTATCCTCCCACCCTTAGTGAGGATATGCACAggcaagttgttgtttttttcaaatcTTCTGGGCACAAAGCAGATTGGAGAAGCCAGGAGGGTGTTTCTGGGAGCAAATTCTGGGAAGCTTTGAGCAGCAAATTCCACACAGGAATTTGAACCTTCGACTCATTTGTGCAACACTTTAAGccagggagagcaaaaaaggCAAGGATTAACATAAGCAAGCATTCAGCAGGTTGTTGGAAAGCGCTTAAATCATCCAGTTTAAGCCAGTTTTATGGATGGATCGGGGGCATTTTTTATGATATGGCCAAACACTCGAAGAACAGCATGTTACTGTGCATTGATAAACAAAAAAGAAGGCAACAGAATTTAAGGTTTTGtaatttacctttctctttctttctttctttctttctttctttctttctttctttcttttttctgtctttccttccttcctctctccctcccttgtctttcttttttccttttctccatccCATGTTTCATTCTTCCTTACTTTCTTTGTTGCccactctctctcctttcctcactcttcattatttctctttcatttctccctcctccttcgtCCTTTATCTTTCCTCTTTATTCTCCTTCCTCTTTACTCTTttgtccttcttcctttctcctttccccttccttctctctccatcctttctttttttccttctccttcctttctcgtttctccttcctctttttctttcctcttctttctctttctccacgcCCTTCCTTCATCCTTTAGCTTTATTCTCCTTCCTCGTTATTCTttgtccttcctcctttcctctccctcctctctccatcctttctttttttccttctcctttctctctcgcttctctttcatccttcctctttttgcttttcttttctttttctttctccacgcccttccttcttcttccctttttttccttgtaaTATCAAGAAGATCGGACCTCCCAGGAGGAAACGGGCTGAATTCAAAGTCCATTTTTCTCTGAAAGAACTTTGAATACCAGCAGCAAACAAGCATCAAAGCGAAGCtgctttgaataaaataaaatagccagCAGGAACAGGAAACAAATCAAGGGCATTTTCCAGCATCTTGGCACAGGGATGGTCCTTTAGATCTTTCAAAAAACAGGGAAGTACGTGTAGCAAAACAAAAAGACTTGGGGGGAAAAGAGGACGGGAGAAAACCAGAATATTTTCCCTGTGGACTAAACTGGGGTAGCATTCATGGATCAGATCTTTTCCCTTATCTAATGGAGACCCCTTTCAACCCAAAAACTtacaagaaaaaggaggaaggagagaaagagagagaatcctTTCTTGTGGAGATCTGCCTCTtgtggaggaagaaagaagaaaatgaagatggagaagagaaggaggaggaagaagaggaaggaggaggaggaggaggagaagaagaagaagaagaagaagaagaagaagaagaagaagacgaagacgaAGACGACCACCCATCCTTTTATCCAAAACAAGGATAATAatgacccattccctcccccacacTAACATGCGCATCCCCCGTgctgcccctgcgcatgcacacaatccccatcCCAGGCCTCACTGGAATCTGGggtggtgaaaaaatggccaaacaggcaaacaggaagttcagaaaaacacacttccggtttgccccgttgtgctgtttttggcactccagagccttcagggaagcttcttgaagcccttGTATGTGAAAAACATGaactttcaggaagcttccctgaagcctccagagtgccaaaaatagcacaacgggcaaaccggaagtctgtttttccgaacgTCCAGTTTATCTGTTGggcgttttttggggggggggggggggttgtactccggggcttcagggaagcttccccgaagcctCCAGGGGACGAAACATAGTATACGGCAACACCTCGCATGCCTTCCTATattgctccatgtgccacctggggctcacgtgccataggttcaccatcacgggtataAGTGTTTATTCTACCTTGGTGTGTTCTAAGGGCCGAGTTTGGATGGTGCTAACCCTGCTTATCTTTTTTAGAAAAATACATGGAGTTCGACCTGAATAATCACGGCGAGATTGGtgagatttgtttgtttctttgattaGCCACCAAGTTACATTTTCAGTTGTTTGCAGCTTCTCACCATCATGTAATTGCATGttatatttgattatttattttattagttattaattattaattgtttcattttttattttattaatttaatttaaatattcattaacttaatttactttttaaatttattttattttcttattttatattattttatttttatttaattgttttatttaattattttactttatttattgtaaTGTTACTGTACATTATtactttcttttgttttgttttaattattttatttaatataatgtcattgtactttattttattactttgttttattttattttattactttattttattttactgtataGCAGGCAAGGGACGTATGGGGGTTCAGTTAGCGTCCCCCTCTGCAGGGCCTTGTTCTGACCAAGCTGAAACTGCTCCAAAAACTCGCTTTTCAAGGCTTGGATTTTCAAACTAATaagtctttatttctcttccacacTGGAAAAATCGTCAAGGTTACAATGCTGTATGCTAAAGCATATTCCGATCTCCCAGGCTGCGTTTTACAAATCTATACATTCTCTCTAATGAGCAGGTGAAAGGCTCCTGGCATCTGCTTATCTCTGAGTCATGTTAAATCTAATTTCACACAGTTTGTCGTAAAATTATCAAAAGCTTACTTCTCGGAAACGACGACAGACGTCCACATTTCAATATGCAGTTTGCAGGAAAGTGTCCTTCTTTTCCGGGCATTTCAGGATGTGACGTATCAATTGATTTACACATTCTAAAACAGCAGagtcaaagctttttttcccaacatctcctcctttctttttgctAATTTCCTAAATCTGACATCCAACCAGGAACTctcagctaataataataataataataataataataataataataataataatttattagatttgtatgccgcccctctccgaagactcgaggcggctcacaacaatgataaaaacaatattataatggcacaaatctaatattaaaagaaataactaaaaccctatcatattaaaaccagacaacacatacataccaaacataaattataaggaaccagggggaaagatgtctcaaatcccccatgcctggtggtataggtgggtcttgagtagtttacaaaagacaaggagggtgggagcagttctaatctccagggggagttgattccagagggccggggccaccgcagagaaagctcttcccctggggcccgccagacgacattgtttagtcgacgggacccggagaaggccaactctaccccccccccccaattctctgAAGAAGAACTGCTTCCCATACTAACGTCTAAGTGATTTTCAGCTACGCTCTCATCTCCACtgctctccccccttctcttaaatcagggtacatTAAATCTactgtctcttcctcctcctctgaatctgacatttctgGAGGTTGAAAGGTGTATTTGTCCCATGTAGACTTCTCGGGATCGAAATGGTCAGGAGCTTTCCCCACGGGTAGGTTGTCCATGTTGGGGGCACGTAGGTAAGACctccttcgtcgccagtgaaataaactGAGGCTGCGGTAACATTATAGGCTTTATTTCTCCATGACAAAGAAATACAAGGTTGCTCTGCTAATTCTATTGAGTAACAGTGTCGGTTTAcagcttttatactttgtttcttCCCATTTAAACGTAACTGACGCTCACTTAAATTTCCCGGTCATTTCTAAACCAATCAAATTCAAACATTGCTGACGCAACTATTTACATCAAGTTAATGAATATTCAAccaaagggaacactcacaacaggcCTTAAGCCTCCTCTCTCCGCCTGTCGTCCCTCGCAGATCTCATGTCTGTGAAAAGGATGATGGAGAAACTGGGGACCCCCAAGACCCACCTGGAGCTGAAGAAGATGATCTCCGAAGTGACCGGAGGGATCAGCGAAACCATCTCCTACCAGGATTTCGTGACCCTGATGCTGGGCAAGAGGTCGGCTGTCCTCAAGCTGTGAGTATATCGGCAAGGGGAGGAAACGCCGGTGCAAATGGAGGCAGGGTTTCCAAATGGAGGGGGCTGCCTTTGCCATCTTGGCTAGCTTGCCCACTGCTGCCCAGCCAACGATTGCGCCTGGGCAAAACTCTAAGGCCCGGTCCCAAGAAGGCATCGATTCTCAGCCAGCCTTTTGGCCAAAGAACAGCCAGTTCAGATGTTGGTCCACCAGCTGTATCAGTGATAGGGGGGTTATAAGTCCAACATGGATTAAAACTCAAAGTATTGTATAATAATGAGGATAGCCACCTTGCCCGGTGCTACACCTGAGATttttccctgtctttctttctttctttctttctttctttctttttttctttctttctttttttttttctttcttttacgaAACATTTCGTAAAATGTGGTGCACTTTATTtgctttagcaatggaaatttggggctcaattgtcgtCGCAAGTCAAGAACTAGTCGATTTTCTCCCTCTGACCACTTCAATGCTCAAATTACTCACCTTTTAAAGTTCCTGTTGGTTCATTTAAATGTATTGGCCCCCAAACTTCAGAAAACTCAAGAGAGAAAGGAGTTGCTCGCCCCCTCCAGCTAAAACTAAAAACTATTTAGTTTTAAAAAGCTCAAATGCAAGAGGAAAAAAGAATGGCAGGAACAAACTGCCCATTGTCTTTCGATCCCGTCTCTGTTTCCATTCCTGTTCCAAACTTTGAATCCTGAATGGGGAACGAGGACTCCGAACTCTGTCTGGGCCCAAGAGATTTGGCTCCCCTTATTATCAAAGCTTTCCGattccctttccccttctctttgcccttctctttctttccttctttctttctttctttctttctttcctttctttgatttCCACAccgcccttctcctaagactgttgttgtttttgttgttgactgccaaagtcccttccaacttcttcttcttgtttttgttgttgttgttaccttgctctagagcagtgtttcccaaccgtggcaacttgaagatattgggacttcaactcccagaattctgggagttgaagtccagatatcttcaagttgccaaggttgggaaacactgctccagagaaCAAAAGAAGGTCATCGTtggtcagaaatggtgcagggtctccttCTTGATGGGAGGTTGAACTACTAGGTGACCTATAAAGCTCCTTTCCACCTCTGTTCATCCAATCTTATCCCTAGTCATGTGCCATTCacccttctctccttttcttttaggGTGATGATGTTTGAAGGGAAGAGTCAAGAAAACACCCCCAAACTTTCAGGTCCACCTCCAGAGCGAGACCTCTCAAGTCTTCCTTAAAGCGAGAGGAGAATACAGGGACATTTTCCAACTCTGGGCAACGCAAGATCGTGGCTCCGTTGCTTTTAAACCACCCCGTTTTAAAGACTGAAGGGCTATCTTTAAATCGCCCCTAATTTTTAATTCTTAACTGGAACCCAAAGAGCCAGCTCCGTTGTTCTCAAAAAGCAGAAGGAAACACTAAATGCAAAATCTAGATTTCACGGAGCGTTTTTCAAACGGATCTCCAAAGGGCCCTCGCGTTTTCTCCCAAACCTAAAATAATTCTGATTTTCTTTCACCGCCATTTCTGTTCCAAAAAAGAAACTGCTTTTCTGAAAATGGTTTTCTATGCAgttggaaagaaaggaaaaacaccAATCCCTCTGGTCCgaaggagagggggggaatcCAGGTGATTTACTTAGGTCGTATCTTTAAAGGAGCATAAACTACACAGGCAGGAGTTTTGCATCGGGAGATATTGTGTTATTTTTATCTAACGTTGATGAAGCCAAGTTAAAAGTGAAAACCAGAGGTATTCAGAACCAGGCCTTTCGGATGGGGTGGATTTGAGTGACATCGTGGTTAGTTCTGGAGCTGGTCtgcacatgaaaaaaaaaaatcactcctggtatttttttttttgcacaaccACCACAAAGGTTCTAGTCCTCAAAGTCGCTTTCCTGATTTCTGAGGATTTTTTCACCCTTTTGTCGACCTGCCAAATGCCAACTTTTTCACAATGCCTAGTTCCCTAATCTTGGTTTCTTTGCTTCAAGCCAATTTCCTTGATCAGGTCAATGCATCGTCCCCTTTTTCGATACAGGTAAATCTCAATTTATAACAGTCACCTGTTTAGTGACGGTTTAAAAGTTACAAGACacagcaatggggaaaaaaaggcaGTCTTCACACTTTGTAGCAGCAACCCCAcagttgcatgatcaaaattcattcGCAACTGGCatgtacggtggtacctctacttacaaacttaatccaggttcctaagtagaaaagtttgtaagaagaagcaatttttcccatagaaatcaatgtaaaagcaaatcatatttgtgattggggaaaccacaggaagggtggaggccctgtttcctcccaggagattcctagagaggccccagggaggcttctccccgccttttccggtcctatttcctcccaggagattcctagagaggcaccacggaggcttctccctgccttttccggtcctatttcctcccaggagattcctagtgaggcctcacggaggtttctccccgccttttccggtcctatttcctcccaggagattcctacaaaggccccacggaggcttctccctgccttttctggccctatttcctcaaaggagattcctagagaggccccaaggaggtttctccccgccttttccagccccatttcctcccaggagattcctagagaggccccacggaggcttctccccgtcttttctggccctatttcctcgaaggagattcctagagaggccccacggaggcttctcaccaccttttccggccccgtttcctcccaggagattcctacagaggccccacggaggcttctccctgccttttccagttacagttttggaggctcaggtttgtaagtggaaaatggttcttgagaagaggcaaaaaaatcttgaacacagttcttatctagaaaagttcgtaagtagaggcgttcgtaggtagaggtaccactgtattcatgaTGGTTTTAGCGGTTTGGTCGTTTTTTGCCACCTtcacagctggcttccaacaagccaaGTAATGACAGGAGGGGGGAAGCtgggttcatttagtgaccatgcaACTCAGTTAACAACTGCAACGATTTATTGAACATTCGTGGCCCCCCGAAAAATGGTCGTGAAATCGGACGTGACCTCTAGATGACCTCCTGGATGAAAATCCTGGTTTCAATTATGgctttaagtcgaggactacctgttgcATGTGAGTTGTAGAAACATTTGGCTGTGGAGTTGCATTTAATCCTCTTCAGGTCTTCTCCTTCTTGTAGTGGCTGAGTTCACCCAAGGGTCAAGTCTCTGTTGAGTTGAATTCAACTCCTAACTGGACACTCATCAAGTTTCTTTCGTTTTCTTGGTATCAATACAAAATAATTTGCCGTTTACTACttctattgtttttctttctctccccacccccaacttccCAGTCTCACCATTCAGACTTGGGGGGTGTCTCGTGGTCATCTCCCATTCAAACTCTAACCAGCTTCGCCCCTCCTGAGCTTTCCGAGGTCCTCCCAACATGGCTAGAAACGCCCCCTGGTGGCTATCAACCCAAATGAACCGATGCAATTCTTAGTATAAATCATGGACACCAATGAAAAACACCTTGTGTGCAAGAGGATTCGTGCCACGTGCGAAACTCGGGATCATGGCTCCATTCACATGGGATGTGATTATGGGTGTGATTATTATTGATGTCCTTCACTTGACACTCTCTGGAGTCACACGTTGCAGAAATTCACaaaactattattttattttatttttttccgtccaatacacaatacacattgcaGAGAATAAACATGTAGAAATATATaccaaggaaaggatagaagaagagtgaaggcaaacagccctcccccagtgggccgacctctagggaggcacaggatgccatgattgccacatcagaatgaagcaacaaagagaattttctcaatgagacgacctcggtTGTATCAAGaccgctccttttattgtatttcacttttcctgacatgtggtacagaataaccaatccgtgaatgccacatacattaagccatcccccaactaccattcactcatgcgctgtataaggcaacctcctcgtgacttccctatagataattaatggaagctccattctttgccttttcctggattgtgtggttattggtgattagcaaaggaatgagagtaaggcatatatttccttatatggaagttagctataggttttcttcatgttgtatatcaagttaattatttttccacgtggtcatggattctgcaggatgcttactcggcctggactttgcttcctttcatagaggaagaataaggaaaaattcagcacccattaggctaaaacatcactctccagtaatatttcattccaatgttcagtgcctatgaacctatgattacaacagaagagacataagaataaaatacgtcaatgaagaataaagaaaaagatatacgaatggaagaaaagatatatgagataattggacaggggatggaagacacactagtgcacttatgcacaccccttactaaccccttactgacctcttaggaacctattGTTTGGGTTTAGCTTCATGCAGTGGTCTCCattactttaagacttgtggacttcaactcccagagttcctcagccagctttgcttcttTCACAGCTCCCTTCTTTCACAActcctggctgaggaactctgggagttgaagtccacaagtcttaaagttgccaaggttggagaccactggcTTAATGTACTCCCAGGAGGCTACaaaccagggaagggctaccagaatttttactaccacactgtgggcgtggcatgcattttctttcaatatctttcatatctctggggtggagctccattttcgctacccaccCCTGCTACATGCCAAGGTTCTAGGACTCAGTGTGCCAGGTCAATCCAACCAATTGTGGTTTATTCAAGCAAAGGTGGTCAATTCAGCCAAAGGTGGTTTATTCAACCAGAGGTGGTCAATCTAATCTTGGCTTAGCAACACGGAAAGCACTAAACGACATGGGCTATAAGGACAATTCATCTTCTAGGATGTCTTCAAAGCCGGTTATTGAGGTGTGTCACCAAGGTTTTGAGGTACAGATGAAAAAACAACTGGACGTCAAGCTACCATACCTAGTAGTAGCATAACTCCTATGGTGTACATGAATCTGGGATTCAAGGACTTCCCTTGACCTGCTCATCCAAGGAGAAACTGCATCTATTTCTGATCAggacaatattaaaaagatgctgagactttgGAGGGaggaagtcaacctattttctaaagcaccagaagaTGAAAAATTGTGACCACTATGGCTCCCTTCCCACCACTAACTTTCAAACTAATTCCAGCAGACTCCAAGGCTGttatgcaaattttatttatttattttatttatttattttgtccaatacataatacacatcgaagagaatagatatgtaataatataaataaagataagaatagaagaaaagatataaaagtgtaggtgaacatatttgaaaggaagaaaacataaatgagataaggagagacaattggacaggggacagaaggcacactggtgcacttatgcacgccccttactgacttcttaggaacctggagaggtcaatcgtggagagtgtaaggggaaaatgttgggggtttggggatgacactatggagtccggtaatgaattccacgctttgacaactcggttgctgaagacatattttttacagtcaagtttggagcggttaatattaagtttgaatctgttgcgtgctcttgtgttgttgcgattgaagctgaagtagtcattgacaggcaggacgttgcagcatatgatcttgtgggcaatacttatgcAGCCTCTGGCCTCTGGCTGGAGAAACACATGCATAGCAACCCTGATCTAGTGGATCCTTGTTGAGCAGATCCCTCCCCTTGGGAACTGATCCCTTCCAttgtaaaaaaatcttatttcagATGATGCTGAGATGCATAATCCCGGAAGTCGGAGAGTCTGCATGACTCTACAATTCCTACATCTATGTGTTTTGTTTTCCATCTCCTTAGCACCGGTCATAGAGTTGACCAACCGGAAAAGGGCCGGTACCGGAAGAatgtcattccccccccccttccatcttTCCGGGATTCCCAATCGGGCTAGGAGCAGTGGCGTCATCGGGGACCTCTCCCGCTTTTTCCATCCCTCggccttccctctcctttccttgttAGGGGAAGAACTGTGC
Coding sequences within:
- the AIF1L gene encoding allograft inflammatory factor 1-like, encoding MSVMLNNALQGGKAFRLLKAEQGGRLEEINKEFLCDPKFSDEEDLEEKLAVFKEKYMEFDLNNHGEIDLMSVKRMMEKLGTPKTHLELKKMISEVTGGISETISYQDFVTLMLGKRSAVLKLVMMFEGKSQENTPKLSGPPPERDLSSLP